Genomic window (Candidatus Cloacimonadota bacterium):
GAATCCGAGGATTACCGCCTGGAAGGATACATTTTTGGCTTGGAAGACCGCAGCGACAAATTGGTGGACATGCAATACTGCTTCATCAACGGACGCTACATCTCCGACAAAACCGTGAAACACGCCATCAAGGCTGCCTACGAGCCCTTCATTCTCAAAACCCGCGTCTGGCAAAAAGGCAGCACCCCGCCCTACGTGCTGTTTCTGGACATCCCGGTGGAGCAGATCGACGTGAACGTCCATCCCGCCAAACTGGAGGTGCGGTTCCGGGAACAGCAGAAAGTGCACTCGCTTGTCTTCCTCACGCTCACGGACGCCCTGAACGCCTATGAACACGCGAAATTCGCCTCCGCCCGCGTGAAATTCGACCACGCCCAGCAGGTGAACGAAGCCACTTTCGTGGAGCGCACCGTTTACGGCAACAAGGTGGATGTGCCCCGCTTTTCCCAGTATAAAAAAGAGTTTGGCAGTCTCTATCAGGATGAGCTGTTTCCCGCATCCCAAGCGGATCCGGCCCCTCCCCGCAAGATCGAGGTGCCGCTGGTGGACGCGGACAAAAAGGACAGCGAGGACCAGCTGGAAATAGCCAACGACCTGCCCAACGAGTCGTTCCAGTACAGGCTGCTGCTGCGCAACGAAGAGGACTACATCAATCCCTGGCAGTTGCACAACACCTACATTTTCATCCAGGTGGAGGATGGCCTGGTGATCATCGACCAGCACGCCGCCCACGAGCGCGTCATCTATGAAAAGCTGCTGCAGCGCACCCAGGGAGCGCCGCCGGTGCGGCAGAAACTGATAATTCCGCTTGTGATCGACATTCCGCCGATCGTGGCCACAGAGATCCGCGATCTGGTGGAACAGAACCTGGAATTGCTGGAGAAGACAGGCTTCGTGCTGAAAAAATTCAGCGGCGATTCCCTGGTGATAGAGGAAATTCCGGCCGAACTGG
Coding sequences:
- the mutL gene encoding DNA mismatch repair endonuclease MutL — translated: MNRIHILADDVRNKIAAGEVIERPASVVKELVENAIDAGATQITVAVENGGKDLIQVSDNGCGMSPDDALLAFERHATSKIKTVGDIISIGTLGFRGEALPSIASVSNLTLITRDAASEVATQVDFDFGRLRNVGQTSSNPGTNITARGLFKALPARRKFLRSAPAELRHILKYIHYQAVLHPGIGFKLFVEGNQKLSFVVAENREQRMGEVFGSGFFNDDIIPVQAESEDYRLEGYIFGLEDRSDKLVDMQYCFINGRYISDKTVKHAIKAAYEPFILKTRVWQKGSTPPYVLFLDIPVEQIDVNVHPAKLEVRFREQQKVHSLVFLTLTDALNAYEHAKFASARVKFDHAQQVNEATFVERTVYGNKVDVPRFSQYKKEFGSLYQDELFPASQADPAPPRKIEVPLVDADKKDSEDQLEIANDLPNESFQYRLLLRNEEDYINPWQLHNTYIFIQVEDGLVIIDQHAAHERVIYEKLLQRTQGAPPVRQKLIIPLVIDIPPIVATEIRDLVEQNLELLEKTGFVLKKFSGDSLVIEEIPAELDDWQGGKIFIEILKQLEEELELNPDFRESLAKSIACKAAIKAGKKLTRKEMLNLINQLFACQMPYFCPHGRPLILKMPLAEFEKKFKRQL